The following coding sequences lie in one Oncorhynchus masou masou isolate Uvic2021 chromosome 20, UVic_Omas_1.1, whole genome shotgun sequence genomic window:
- the LOC135506586 gene encoding circadian locomoter output cycles protein kaput-like: MQYGKGKSCHYRFLTKGQQWIWLQTRHYITYHQWNSRPEFIVCTHTVVSYAEVRAEQRRELGIIEEPPPEVTVDKSQDSGSECQLNTVSSLKEALERFDRSHTPSSTSLSSHKTSSQLSDNTCTSTASKLHMDMATPPRQSHAASTIEMTSQRRSSISSQSMSSQTTGHSVAPVHPVIQQHQQQEPVLEFSAQVNAMQHLKDQLEQRTRMIQANIQRQQDELRAIQDQLHRVQPPAIQDQLHRVQPPAIQDQLHRVQPPAIQVGGI; this comes from the exons atgcagtacgGTAAAGGGAAGTCGTGTCACTACAGGTTCCTGACCAAAGGCCAACAGTGGATTTGGCTCCAGACTCGTCACTACATCACCTATCACCAGTGGAACTCCAGGCCTGAGTTCATCGTCTGCACGCACACCGTCGTCAG CTACGCGGAGGTGAGGGCAGAGCAGCGTAGAGAGCTGGGTATCATTGAAGAGCCGCCTCCTGAGGTAACTGTGGACAAG AGTCAAGACAGTGGATCTGAGTGTCAGCTCAACACAGTTTCCAGCCTGAAAGAGGCCCTGGAACGCTTTGACCGTAgccacaccccctcctccacctctctgtcctctcacaaGACCTCCTCACAGCTCTCAGACAACACCTGTACCT CAACAGCCTCCAAGCTCCACATGGACATGGCCACGCCCCCTCGTCAGTCACATGCTGCCTCCACCATCGAGATGACATCACAGAGACGCTCCTCCATCAGCAGCCAG tctatGAGTTCTCAGACCACGGGACACAGTGTGGCTCCCGTCCATCCTGTgatacaacaacaccaacaacaagaG CCGGTGCTAGAGTTCTCAGCCCAGGTGAATGCTATGCAGCACCTGAAGGACCAGCTGGAGCAGAGGACCAGGATGATTCAGGCCAACATCCAGAGACAGCAGGATGAACTCCGAGCCATACAGGACCAACTACACAGAGTACAGCCCCCGGCCATACAGGACCAACTACACAGAGTACAGCccccagccatacaggaccaACTACACAGAGTACAGCCCCCAGCCATACAGGTAGGAGGTATATAG